A single genomic interval of Eurosta solidaginis isolate ZX-2024a chromosome 3, ASM4086904v1, whole genome shotgun sequence harbors:
- the LOC137243398 gene encoding maltase A3-like, whose protein sequence is MPVRQLLLLLLVTLCGSAVVVNAGGFPNYHAHFDFISWDKSRNLAQLNEAQNWWQSAAFYQIYPRSFKDSNGDGIGDLKGITEQLPYLKEIDIAATWISPIYTSPMADFGYDVANFTNIDAIFGTLADFDALIAESRKVGVRIILDFVPNHSSDEHEWFKKSAAGDKEYKDFYVWHPGRMVNGTRQPPTNWMSVFRGSAWQWHETRKEYYLHQFLSKQPDLNYRNPKVRAAMSDVLRFWLQRGVYGFRIDAVPFAFEIAPDAKGNWPDEPRNDWVIDPDDYNYVKHIYTVDQPETLDLVYEWRRVLDDFRKENGGEERVMLTEAYSPIDVVMKYYGNGTAEGAQIPFNFLMIWVGNDSDAYHFADTVNTWLKNMPEGRTANWVIGNHDQNRVGSRLGADRIDMLNMLTNILPGVSISYYGEEIGMTDVWISWKDTVDPSACHTNPDIYEKFSRDPERTPFQWSDAKNAGFSTAAQTWLPVADNYKIFNVQRERKEPLSHLNIYKQLHALRNESTLWHGSVEVKALNKNVLAVTRVLLDDHTFVLLMNLYDATEKVDLKNAFENMPDEFEYVIVTERSSAKQGDSVPSTQIKLSPKEAVILRSPTKLTTTVGYYSYYVPKNKSVADES, encoded by the exons ATGCCGGTGCGACaactattgttgttgttactagTGACGCTTTGCGGTAGCGCAGTTGTGGTGAATGCTGGCGGTTTTCCAAACTATCACGCCCACTTTGATTTTATATCTTGGGATAAATCACGCAATTTGGCGCAATTGAATGAGGCGCAAAATTGGTGGCAATCAGCGGCGTTTTATCAAATTTATCCAAGGTCATTTAAGGACAGCAACGGTGACGGTATCGGTGATCTGAAGG GTATCACCGAACAACTGCCTTATCTCAAAGAGATTGACATCGCAGCAACATGGATATCACCCATCTATACATCACCTATGGCCGACTTTGGTTATGATGTCGCCAACTTTACAAATATCGATGCCATTTTCGGCACTCTCGCTGATTTCGATGCCTTAATAGCGGAATCGCGCAAAGTCGGTGTTCGAATCATTTTGGATTTCGTACCAAATCATTCAAGCGATGAGCATGAATGGTTCAAAAAATCGGCCGCTGGCGATAAGGAATACAAAGATTTTTATGTTTGGCACCCCGGACGCATGGTGAATGGTACGCGCCAACCACCAACTAATTGGATGAGCGTGTTTCGTGGATCCGCATGGCAATGGCATGAGACGCGTAAAGAATATTACCTCCATCAATTTCTAAGTAAGCAACCCGATTTGAATTATCGCAATCCAAAAGTGCGCGCTGCAATGAGT GATGTTTTGCGGTTTTGGCTGCAACGCGGTGTGTACGGTTTTCGTATTGATGCAGTGCCATTTGCATTCGAGATTGCACCCGATGCAAAGGGTAATTGGCCTGATGAGCCACGAAATGATTGGGTTATTGATCCCGATGACTACAATTATGTTAAACATATTTACACCGTTGATCAGCCGGAGACTTTAGATTTGGTATATGAATGGCGTCGTGTGTTGGATGATTTTCGGAAAGAAAATGGCGGCGAAGAACGTGTTATGCTAACCGAGGCCTACTCTCCAATTGATGTGGTGATGAAATACTATGGCAACGGCACAGCAGAAGGCGCGCAGATTCCATTCAATTTTCTTATGATATGGGTAGGCAATGACTCGGACGCTTATCATTTTGCTGATACAGTAAATACTTGGTTAAAAAATATGCCAGAAGGACGCACTGCCAACTGGGTG ATAGGAAATCATGATCAAAATCGCGTAGGTTCACGACTCGGCGCCGATCGCATTGACATGTTGAATATGCTAACAAATATATTACCAGGTGTGAGCATCTCGTACTATGGCGAAGAAATTGGAATGACAGATGTGTGGATTTCATGGAAAGATACTGTAGATCCCTCAGCTTGTCACACTAATCCAGATATTTATGAGAAATTTTCACGCGATCCAGAGCGTACACCTTTTCAATGGAGCGATGCTAAAAATGCCGGCTTTAGCACAGCCGCCCAAACTTGGCTGCCGGTAGCTGATAACTACAAAATATTCAATGTTCAGCGAGAGCGTAAAGAGCCGCTCAGTCATCTTAATATCTATAAACAGCTGCATGCACTGAGAAATGAATCGACATTGTGGCATGGTAGTGTAGAGGTGAAGGcgttaaataaaaatgtattggcTGTAACGCG CGTTCTGTTGGATGATCACACTTTTGTGTTGTTAATGAATTTGTATGATGCGACGGAAAAGGTGGATTTGAAGAACGCTTTCGAAAATATGCCAGACGAATTCGAATATGTGATTGTGACGGAGAGAAGTTCTGCGAAGCAAGG CGATAGTGTACCATCAACTCAGATCAAACTTTCACCCAAGGAAGCCGTTATATTGCGATCACCCACAAAATTAACAACAACAGTGGGCTATTATTCTTATTACGTGCCCAAAAATAAAAGTGTCGCAGATGAAAGTTAA
- the Mal-A6 gene encoding LOW QUALITY PROTEIN: maltase A1 (The sequence of the model RefSeq protein was modified relative to this genomic sequence to represent the inferred CDS: substituted 1 base at 1 genomic stop codon), which yields MRIIFILTWLLAIYQQSIHACGNTNNQVAEPELDWWQAALFYQIYPRSFKDSDGDGIGDLKGITSKLDYLRELGAAAVWLSPMADFGYDISDFFDIQPEYGTLDDFDNLVTEAKKRGLKIILDFLPNHTSDENEWFIKSVNRERGYEDYYVXHDGYLDEEGNRVPPSNWVQQFRGSAWEWNEKRQQYYLHQFAVKQPDLNYRNPAVVAQMKRVLTYWLDRGVSGFRIDAVPWCFEVDVDENGRYPDEPLSGWTDDKDDPDYLRHIYTQDLDETIDMVYQWRQLLKDYQRIYGGETRVLLTEAWSNLDYVMRFYGNGTLDGAQMPFNFQFIVGGNSNKNNTQLRAPQFIKIISSWLEKMPAGHTANWVMGNHDQRRVGSRFGEERIDLMNMLATFLPGVTITYMGEEIGMTDLNISWEDSRDTAACNSNPDIYQDYTRDPARTPFQWSAAENAGFSTNSTTWLPINPNYITVNVETEMAAPKSHYTIYRQLVEMRKLKTIQRGDVKYGALGENILAIKRSLKNGKSYILLANVWNVEETADVTDLLKVKGNYKILISNMISARKVGDNLTVDHVQLSAYEAIIVESA from the exons ATGcgcataatatttattttaacttGGCTGCTCGCCATTTACCAGCAGTCCATTCATGCCTGCGGTAATACGAACAATCAAGTAGCTGAGCCCGAGCTCGATTGGTGGCAAGCAGCGCTATTCTATCAAATATATCCGCGTTCATTTAAGGATTCGGATGGTGATGGCATCGGTGACTTGAAGGGTATTACATCCAAATTGGATTATCTCAGGGAATTGGGCGCTGCTGCTGTTTGGCTTTCACCAATGGCCGATTTTGGTTATGATATTTCCGATTTCTTCGATATACAACCTGAGTATGGCACATTAGATGATTTTGATAATCTTGTAACGGAAGCCAAAAAACGTggattaaaaataattttggatttcTTGCCAAATCATACGAGTGATGAAAATGAATGGTTTATTAAATCGGTCAACCGCGAACGGGGCTATGAAGATTATTATGTATAGCATGATGGTTATTTGGATGAGGAGGGAAATCGTGTGCCACCAAGCAATTGGGTACAACAATTCCGTGGTTCTGCTTGGGAATGGAATGAGAAACGTCAACAATATTATCTACATCAATTTGCTGTCAAGCAACCCGATTTGAACTACCGCAATCCAGCTGTTGTCGCTCAAATGAAACGTGTACTAACATATTGGCTTGATCGTGGTGTAAGCGGTTTTCGTATTGATGCTGTACCATGGTGTTTTGAGGTGGACGTCGATGAGAATGGACGCTATCCTGATGAACCACTAAGTGGATGGACAGATGACAAAGATGATCCTGACTATTTGCGTCATATCTATACACAAGATTTGGATGAAACAATCGATATGGTATATCAATGGCGTCAACTACTTAAAGACTATCAGCGCATATATGGCGGTGAAACGCGTGTACTTTTAACTGAAGCTTGGTCAAATTTGGATTACGTAATGAGATTTTACGGTAATGGCACACTTGATGGCGCGCAAATGCCATTTAATTTCCAATTCATTGTTGGCGGTAATAGCAATAAGAATAATACACAATTAAGGGCGCcacaatttattaaaattataagcAGCTGGTTGGAAAAGATGCCAGCAGGACATACAGCCAATTGGGTG ATGGGCAATCATGATCAACGTCGCGTTGGCAGTCGTTTCGGTGAGGAGCGTATCGATCTAATGAATATGTTGGCAACATTCCTACCGGGCGTTACTATTACATATATG GGTGAAGAGATCGGCATGACAGATTTGAATATTTCATGGGAAGATAGTCGCGATACAGCAGCATGTAATTCAAATCCCGATATATATCAAGATTATACACGCGACCCAGCGCGTACACCTTTCCAATGGAGCGCTGCCGAAAATGCTGGTTTTTCGACAAACAGCACAACTTGGTTGCCTATTAATCCAAATTATATTACTGTAAATGTTGAGACTGAGATGGCAGCGCCAAAGAGTCATTACACTATTTATAGGCAATTAGTGGAgatgagaaaattaaaaacgaTACAACGAGGCGATGTTAAATATGGTGCTCTTGGTGAAAACATTTTGGCCATCAAACG TTCgctgaaaaatggaaaatcttATATTCTCTTGGCTAATGTGTGGAATGTAGAGGAAACGGCTGATGTAACCGACTTGCTCAAAGTTAAAGGAAATTACAAGATTCTCATATCCAACATGATTTCTGCAAGAAAAGTGGGTGATAATCTTACTGTTGATCATGTACAATTGAGCGCATACGAAGCGATCATCGTGGAATCGGCATAG